The following coding sequences lie in one Candidatus Neptunochlamydia sp. REUL1 genomic window:
- a CDS encoding thioredoxin domain-containing protein: protein MSTEPYKNRLIKEKSPYLLQHAHNPVDWYPWGPEAFEKARVEDKPILLSIGYATCHWCHVMSRESFDNPEVASEMNEVFINIKVDREELPEIDSLYMEFAQALMASGTGWPLNVILTPDLKPFYAATYLPPEERQGIMGLKQLIEHIRKLWDSEEKELLFDQANKLVDLFEKSVMTRGDELPTDLVVDEAVQMLFESADPVYGGQKGAPKFPVGYQCQFFLNYAKLYEDARPLFFVEKTLSKIYQGGIYDHVGGGFSRYSVDEKWLIPHFEKMLYDNALLAAAYLDAWRYTKDEQHKKVCNQVLEYVLRDMKHPDGGFYSAEDADTDGVEGDFYLWTKKEIEALLSVDDASLFCEYFDVTEIGNFEGKNILHRSRSIEGFCDYRGFNQTDVQQSIESSLKVLKKERNKRKHPFKDDKILVSWNALMIDTLVKAGMAFENEAYVTAGIEAVTFIKRHLWKKGKLLRRFREEEADYEGGLDDYASLIRALITLYESGQGEEYLEWALEMTTHLECDYKADDGAFYLTGPDHSILLRRCELYDSSQPSGNALHAENLLRLYQITHSRDYWIQAEDILKVAKSFIESYPQGSSYHLINLLRYLDKELPTLTVALDPKMTHQKEIQKLVYSNLIPHLTVCFKQESKEYPLVGGKTTFYLCIQGKCQSPVTDFSVIKNFIDRL from the coding sequence ATGTCAACTGAGCCCTATAAAAATCGCTTGATCAAAGAGAAATCTCCATACCTTCTACAGCATGCGCATAACCCTGTTGATTGGTATCCATGGGGTCCTGAGGCTTTTGAAAAAGCAAGGGTGGAGGATAAGCCGATTCTTCTCTCTATTGGTTATGCAACCTGCCATTGGTGCCATGTCATGAGTCGAGAGTCTTTTGATAATCCTGAGGTTGCCTCAGAGATGAATGAAGTTTTTATCAATATCAAAGTCGATCGAGAAGAACTTCCTGAAATTGATAGCCTTTATATGGAATTTGCCCAAGCCTTGATGGCATCGGGAACAGGATGGCCTCTTAATGTCATATTAACTCCCGACCTCAAACCTTTTTACGCTGCGACGTATCTCCCTCCTGAGGAAAGACAAGGGATAATGGGGCTAAAACAGCTCATTGAACACATCCGAAAGCTCTGGGATAGTGAAGAAAAAGAACTTCTTTTTGATCAGGCCAATAAATTGGTGGATCTATTCGAAAAATCGGTGATGACGCGCGGAGATGAGCTGCCTACTGATCTTGTTGTTGATGAGGCGGTTCAAATGCTTTTTGAGTCGGCTGACCCAGTCTATGGAGGGCAGAAAGGAGCTCCAAAGTTTCCCGTCGGCTATCAGTGTCAGTTTTTTCTGAATTACGCAAAGCTTTACGAGGATGCTCGCCCTCTCTTTTTTGTAGAAAAGACTTTATCAAAGATTTATCAGGGGGGCATTTATGATCATGTTGGTGGTGGTTTTTCTAGATATAGTGTCGATGAAAAATGGCTGATTCCTCACTTTGAGAAAATGCTTTATGATAATGCTCTTCTTGCAGCGGCTTATTTGGATGCATGGCGTTATACGAAGGATGAGCAGCATAAGAAGGTTTGCAATCAGGTTCTTGAGTATGTTCTTCGAGACATGAAGCATCCTGATGGAGGATTTTACTCTGCTGAAGACGCCGATACTGATGGTGTTGAGGGAGACTTTTATCTATGGACAAAAAAAGAAATTGAAGCGTTACTTTCCGTTGATGATGCCTCTCTTTTCTGTGAGTATTTCGATGTCACTGAAATAGGAAATTTCGAAGGGAAGAATATTCTCCATCGCTCCCGTTCTATTGAGGGATTTTGTGATTATCGGGGGTTTAATCAAACAGATGTTCAACAGTCGATAGAAAGTTCCCTTAAAGTCCTCAAGAAAGAGCGCAACAAACGAAAACATCCTTTTAAGGACGATAAAATTTTGGTCTCGTGGAATGCTTTAATGATAGACACTCTTGTGAAAGCAGGGATGGCCTTTGAAAATGAAGCATATGTGACTGCAGGAATAGAGGCAGTGACGTTTATTAAAAGGCACCTCTGGAAGAAAGGTAAACTCCTAAGACGATTTCGTGAGGAGGAAGCTGATTATGAGGGAGGCCTTGATGATTATGCTTCGCTAATTCGAGCACTGATCACTTTATATGAATCTGGGCAAGGAGAAGAGTATCTTGAATGGGCTCTCGAAATGACGACCCATCTAGAATGTGATTATAAAGCTGATGATGGGGCCTTTTATCTCACAGGGCCTGACCACTCGATTCTTTTAAGAAGGTGTGAGCTCTATGACAGCTCTCAGCCTTCTGGAAATGCTCTCCACGCCGAGAATCTTCTCCGTTTGTATCAGATTACGCATAGTCGAGATTATTGGATTCAAGCTGAAGATATTTTAAAAGTCGCCAAAAGCTTTATTGAGTCCTATCCACAAGGCTCATCTTATCATCTTATCAATTTGCTGAGGTATTTGGACAAGGAACTACCAACCTTAACCGTGGCCCTTGACCCAAAGATGACTCATCAGAAAGAGATTCAAAAGCTTGTTTACTCAAACCTTATTCCCCATCTCACAGTGTGCTTTAAGCAAGAATCAAAAGAGTATCCATTGGTTGGTGGAAAAACAACCTTCTATCTGTGTATACAAGGAAAGTGCCAATCTCCAGTTACAGATTTCTCAGTAATCAAGAATTTCATAGACAGACTCTAA
- a CDS encoding bifunctional serine/threonine-protein kinase/formylglycine-generating enzyme family protein — protein sequence MDKSTLGDYSIIKQIGQGTLGSVYLAEHRFVKQQYILKVLPEELSTDRNFIQRFEKEVTTLAKLDHPHIVKVHNISFAEGYYFLVTDCIVDCLGETTNLTQYLGVNKQSLNENEILELLTQVASALTYAHQIQLGGSALAHRGLKLNNILIGKGERGLHVYLSDFGLSHIVGEGAILTRMYKNLADVLSLDLNQSTFTKPGEEKYMTGIFDSGKLSKLHASFLQTYHFLAPEQKIYREKPVGPKADMYAFGILAYFLLMHSFPEGNFYLPCEVYPDFRLNWDSLIQECLRPDPNKRPDSLLRMLDGLSSTNVKKVAAISEVEEEEILDWDEGAEAPVEAENSGLALATEEKEEEITPAQADMLHEVSEIVRGNAKPVLNPQEIKRPEYDPDPAAAFHIDSTVARYVPKEEKAKNIEPIQSDMEVVKGGEYYRGSDEGGRDERPRHAVKLSSFALDVHPVTNEQFTRFLDAMGGEKDANNNDIIRPRESRIRRHGGTLTIESGYSKHPVIGVTWYGAIAYAKWVGKRLPTEAEWEIAASGGEELMYPTGASIERTQANFFSSDTTSVKSYPPNKYGFYDMVGNVYEWCQDWYDYNYYEVAMQRPDNPKGPMQGVYRVLRGGCWKSLKDDLRCSHRHRNNPGIVNRTYGFRCAADVDE from the coding sequence ATGGATAAAAGTACCCTTGGAGATTACTCAATTATCAAACAAATCGGTCAAGGAACGCTTGGCAGTGTGTATCTTGCCGAACACCGGTTTGTTAAGCAGCAATATATTTTAAAGGTTCTTCCTGAGGAATTATCAACCGACCGAAACTTCATCCAGCGATTCGAAAAGGAAGTAACAACTCTCGCAAAACTTGACCACCCACATATTGTCAAAGTACATAACATTTCATTTGCTGAGGGGTATTACTTTCTGGTTACAGATTGTATTGTTGATTGTTTAGGAGAAACGACAAATTTAACCCAGTACTTAGGGGTGAATAAGCAAAGTCTCAATGAAAATGAAATCTTGGAGCTCTTGACCCAGGTCGCATCAGCATTGACTTATGCTCACCAAATTCAACTTGGGGGTTCGGCTCTAGCGCACCGAGGACTCAAGCTCAATAACATTTTGATTGGAAAAGGAGAGAGAGGACTACATGTGTATCTTTCTGACTTTGGCCTTTCTCATATTGTTGGAGAGGGGGCGATTCTAACCCGAATGTACAAAAATCTCGCTGATGTTCTTTCTCTAGATCTGAATCAGTCAACCTTCACGAAGCCTGGCGAAGAAAAATATATGACAGGCATTTTCGACTCTGGCAAACTTTCGAAACTTCATGCATCATTCTTGCAGACCTACCATTTTCTAGCCCCAGAACAAAAGATCTATCGTGAAAAACCAGTGGGACCCAAGGCTGATATGTATGCTTTTGGTATTCTTGCCTATTTCCTTTTGATGCATTCGTTTCCTGAGGGCAATTTTTACCTTCCCTGTGAGGTCTATCCTGATTTTCGATTAAATTGGGACAGCCTCATTCAAGAATGTTTAAGACCTGATCCAAATAAGCGTCCCGACTCACTTCTCAGAATGCTAGATGGCCTTTCTTCCACTAATGTGAAGAAAGTTGCTGCGATTAGTGAGGTTGAAGAGGAGGAGATTCTAGATTGGGATGAAGGAGCGGAAGCTCCTGTAGAAGCTGAAAACTCCGGGCTTGCGCTTGCTACTGAGGAAAAAGAAGAAGAAATCACTCCAGCGCAAGCTGATATGCTACATGAGGTGTCTGAAATAGTGAGAGGGAATGCCAAACCCGTTCTCAACCCTCAGGAGATCAAGCGGCCTGAATACGATCCTGACCCTGCAGCAGCCTTTCATATCGACAGTACTGTTGCGAGATATGTTCCAAAGGAAGAAAAGGCAAAAAATATTGAGCCAATTCAATCCGATATGGAAGTTGTTAAAGGAGGAGAGTATTACCGAGGAAGTGACGAGGGAGGAAGGGATGAGCGCCCTCGGCACGCTGTGAAACTTTCAAGTTTTGCCCTTGATGTGCATCCTGTGACAAACGAACAGTTCACGCGCTTTTTAGATGCTATGGGTGGCGAAAAAGATGCAAATAACAACGATATCATAAGACCTAGAGAGTCGCGTATTCGTCGTCATGGGGGAACCTTGACCATTGAATCAGGTTATTCTAAGCACCCTGTCATTGGTGTGACTTGGTATGGTGCCATTGCCTATGCCAAGTGGGTAGGAAAACGTCTTCCAACCGAGGCGGAATGGGAAATTGCTGCATCAGGAGGAGAGGAGCTCATGTATCCAACTGGAGCAAGCATTGAGCGGACTCAAGCGAACTTCTTTAGTTCAGATACAACATCTGTTAAAAGCTACCCCCCTAACAAGTATGGTTTTTATGACATGGTAGGGAACGTTTATGAATGGTGCCAGGACTGGTACGACTACAATTATTACGAGGTAGCAATGCAGCGCCCTGATAATCCAAAGGGACCTATGCAAGGTGTTTATCGTGTGCTTCGTGGTGGTTGTTGGAAGAGTCTCAAGGATGATCTTCGGTGCTCTCATCGCCACAGAAATAATCCGGGCATTGTGAATCGCACCTATGGTTTCCGATGCGCTGCTGATGTTGATGAATAG
- a CDS encoding low molecular weight protein-tyrosine-phosphatase, with protein sequence MLMNSFLFVCVGNICRSPALKGMLEHLLKERGITAYVKSCGLHATFLGNPPDRRMQEVAHKHGVILQNQAKIFESAYFDQFDAIFCVTAEVLSSIRSMAHSSEHHRKVLMATHYSKLHPDDPIPDPYFNASDGFETVWSIVEDACKGILDKFYLDKK encoded by the coding sequence ATGTTGATGAATAGTTTTCTGTTTGTCTGTGTAGGGAATATCTGCCGTTCTCCAGCTCTAAAAGGAATGCTTGAACACCTTCTCAAAGAGAGGGGGATAACGGCTTATGTAAAAAGCTGTGGTCTTCATGCAACGTTTCTTGGAAATCCTCCAGATAGACGGATGCAAGAAGTGGCTCATAAACATGGGGTCATTTTGCAAAATCAAGCAAAAATTTTTGAAAGCGCCTATTTTGATCAGTTTGATGCGATCTTTTGCGTTACGGCAGAGGTGCTTTCCTCGATCCGTAGTATGGCGCACTCTTCAGAGCATCACAGAAAAGTCTTGATGGCAACCCACTACTCTAAGTTACATCCTGACGATCCGATTCCTGATCCTTATTTCAACGCTTCCGATGGATTTGAAACTGTTTGGTCGATTGTCGAGGATGCCTGCAAGGGAATTCTTGATAAGTTTTATCTTGATAAGAAATAG
- the recN gene encoding DNA repair protein RecN, with the protein MLNTLSLSFFVLIDSATITFDRGFHVLTGETGAGKTLLIQAIHLLSGRKVSTDIIRKGAEKAVIEATFDIQKLPKVHKILQESGIDFDPHEFLILKREISRTAKNRIFINSQMAPLSLLSRLAPYLLELVSQNSSESIRQTETQRALLDLYGEIDFSPFTASYQSLQSLEKRLIALKSESQGDQLERLKWELEEWESFNYQEGEEESLFEEYKPLANSQEITEKLTSVRGGLDHPNLIPALSQFQKLIDDPSLSEHLQAAVVHLQEALFLVSKQLQSLEYSPEKLQSLESRLSTLNQLKRKYHVESHEIAAHIEALRAQVDTLENLDENIEAIKQELQTLALNTKELAKSLTNQRIKTARQLESKLTAELLSLNFPHAKVLIAVDSKEIGPTGKDQISFFLAANPGEEPASISTRSSGGEIARFLFALKILLAEKGSLPTLIFDEIDANIGGETASIVGKKLNTLGKRSQILAITHFPQVARHADHHLQISKKESDGRTITEISPLKASEKEKELLRMLGGESLNLFPN; encoded by the coding sequence ATGTTAAATACTCTCTCACTTTCTTTTTTCGTTCTCATCGATTCAGCAACGATCACCTTCGATCGAGGTTTTCATGTTCTAACCGGCGAAACCGGCGCAGGAAAAACCCTTTTAATCCAAGCCATTCACCTCCTTTCAGGACGCAAAGTAAGCACCGATATCATTCGGAAAGGAGCAGAAAAAGCAGTCATTGAAGCGACCTTTGATATTCAAAAGCTTCCTAAGGTACATAAAATCCTTCAAGAAAGCGGCATAGACTTTGACCCCCACGAGTTTCTTATTCTCAAGCGAGAAATCTCAAGAACTGCAAAAAATCGTATCTTTATCAACTCTCAGATGGCTCCCCTATCCCTTCTTTCCCGTTTAGCCCCCTATCTATTAGAGCTCGTTAGTCAAAATAGCTCCGAGTCTATCCGCCAGACCGAAACCCAACGCGCCCTGCTTGACCTGTATGGAGAGATCGACTTTTCCCCATTCACTGCCTCATACCAGTCTCTTCAAAGCCTTGAAAAGAGACTTATAGCTCTTAAATCGGAGAGCCAAGGAGATCAACTAGAACGATTAAAATGGGAGCTTGAAGAATGGGAATCCTTCAATTACCAGGAAGGCGAAGAAGAAAGCCTCTTTGAAGAGTACAAACCCCTAGCAAACTCCCAGGAAATCACAGAAAAGCTCACATCTGTTCGCGGAGGACTCGACCACCCTAATCTTATCCCTGCCCTCTCCCAATTCCAAAAACTGATAGATGACCCCTCTCTTTCTGAGCACCTCCAGGCCGCCGTTGTCCATTTACAAGAAGCCTTATTCCTAGTTTCAAAACAGCTACAGTCCCTTGAATATTCGCCTGAAAAGCTCCAAAGCCTAGAAAGCCGCCTCTCTACTCTAAACCAGCTAAAGCGAAAATATCATGTTGAGTCCCATGAGATCGCCGCCCACATTGAAGCCCTCAGAGCCCAAGTTGACACCCTTGAGAACCTCGATGAAAACATCGAGGCGATAAAACAAGAACTTCAGACTCTAGCTTTAAACACTAAGGAACTTGCTAAATCGCTTACGAATCAACGCATAAAAACTGCTAGGCAGCTAGAAAGTAAGCTTACAGCAGAGCTTCTCTCTCTTAACTTCCCCCATGCTAAGGTTTTAATCGCTGTAGACTCCAAAGAAATAGGGCCCACGGGGAAAGACCAAATTTCCTTTTTTCTTGCTGCAAACCCTGGAGAGGAGCCTGCCTCAATTTCAACCCGCAGTAGCGGTGGGGAAATAGCTCGTTTCCTCTTTGCCCTTAAAATCCTTCTTGCAGAAAAAGGTTCTCTTCCTACTCTCATTTTTGATGAGATCGATGCAAATATCGGAGGGGAAACTGCCTCAATCGTCGGGAAAAAACTGAACACTCTTGGAAAACGCTCCCAAATCCTGGCGATCACCCACTTTCCTCAAGTAGCGCGCCACGCAGACCATCACCTTCAAATCTCTAAAAAAGAGAGTGATGGTCGAACCATTACCGAAATCTCTCCCCTAAAAGCCTCTGAAAAGGAAAAGGAACTTCTCCGCATGTTAGGTGGAGAATCGTTGAATTTATTCCCCAACTGA
- a CDS encoding helix-turn-helix domain-containing protein, producing MKKFGELFKSKRKELSLSLKEVENATSIRINHLESIEEGRDDDFLSPVYMLGFMRQYATFLGLDGDKLFEEHPKAVKLTQDKQDFAYGIGTLEVRGSMGGGVKWLPNLIWASVTVVVIVGAYYLAKYLGVI from the coding sequence ATGAAGAAATTTGGTGAGCTCTTTAAATCTAAGCGGAAAGAGCTCAGTCTTTCGCTGAAGGAAGTGGAAAATGCTACCTCGATTCGAATCAATCATTTGGAATCGATTGAAGAGGGAAGGGATGATGATTTTCTCTCTCCCGTATATATGCTGGGATTTATGCGCCAATATGCGACATTTTTAGGGCTCGATGGAGATAAGCTCTTTGAGGAGCATCCCAAAGCTGTAAAGCTTACCCAGGACAAACAAGACTTTGCATATGGAATCGGGACCCTAGAAGTCCGAGGAAGTATGGGGGGAGGGGTGAAATGGCTTCCCAATTTAATTTGGGCATCGGTGACTGTTGTGGTCATTGTTGGTGCTTACTATTTAGCTAAATACTTAGGTGTGATTTAA
- the rnhC gene encoding ribonuclease HIII, producing the protein MILIKGFGKIAIMAKSASFVTEIDTSLAPKLKQDLIDQGFELSQPTYTVFQAKKQGVSCTLYQSGKLMVQGKGKDDFISFYLEPEILGNLSYSYPETTMNTLPHIGVDEAGKGDVFGPLCVAALYADSDQITSLIQMGIRDSKRLSDPTIIKIAEKIKKECDYSLIKIFPKRYNELYDQFRNLNHLLAWGHATAIEELVGKSQCSKVIIDQFASEHVVENALKKKALKVDLTQRHRGEEDIVVAGASILARAAFVQGIDRLSKEFELELPKGASALVVRAGQKFVRIHGEQALHQVAKLHFKTIQDFLTA; encoded by the coding sequence ATGATTTTAATTAAAGGATTTGGTAAAATTGCCATTATGGCAAAGTCAGCAAGTTTTGTAACAGAGATCGACACCTCCCTTGCTCCCAAACTGAAGCAAGATCTAATTGATCAAGGATTCGAGCTCTCTCAACCCACATACACGGTGTTTCAGGCGAAGAAACAAGGGGTTTCCTGCACTTTATATCAGTCAGGGAAGCTTATGGTTCAGGGGAAAGGAAAGGATGACTTTATCTCCTTTTATCTTGAACCCGAAATCCTTGGTAATCTTTCCTATTCCTACCCTGAAACAACAATGAACACCCTTCCCCATATCGGCGTGGACGAAGCTGGAAAAGGAGATGTCTTTGGCCCCTTGTGCGTTGCAGCTCTTTATGCCGATAGCGATCAAATTACATCTCTCATCCAAATGGGAATTCGTGACAGCAAACGCCTTTCCGACCCAACGATCATTAAAATTGCTGAGAAAATTAAGAAAGAATGTGACTACTCCCTAATCAAAATCTTCCCCAAACGTTATAACGAACTCTATGACCAGTTTAGGAATCTAAATCATCTCCTCGCCTGGGGACATGCCACAGCTATAGAAGAGTTGGTAGGAAAATCCCAGTGCAGCAAGGTGATTATTGACCAGTTTGCTAGCGAGCATGTCGTCGAAAATGCCCTAAAGAAAAAAGCTCTAAAAGTGGATCTCACCCAGCGCCACCGGGGGGAAGAAGACATTGTTGTTGCCGGAGCCTCGATTCTAGCACGTGCAGCCTTTGTTCAAGGGATTGATCGCCTATCAAAAGAGTTCGAACTCGAGCTTCCTAAAGGAGCTTCAGCCCTTGTTGTTAGGGCAGGCCAAAAGTTTGTTAGAATCCATGGAGAGCAAGCTCTTCATCAGGTTGCTAAACTTCACTTCAAGACAATCCAAGACTTTTTAACTGCATAA
- a CDS encoding DUF6268 family outer membrane beta-barrel protein: MKKGLLFLTLLILPALAYSLDYSLATDYCFIHKKDRIYIDRYFAPVAGADIDKRGFKGSDLRYTEGAGAIFINAYPAEDHALSFEFGYGYMRLNWDENPSFNQKNFNDAVFSIGYITTAIKDWRWVINLGVHANLDHFNMGSNAFYTGMIWGRLAHSKPLGIHIGVVGQTGVKSTYLFPILGFDWYFHKQWKVNAVFPLDFSLHYFFAEHWSSALSYRSFGGWYRSFHRVGKRESNPESMVSVHANGIDLGIYLNTHHFSAGLFGGVNFGGWIQIRNQHGAKPIYFHFDAAAYGGIKGCFEF, from the coding sequence ATGAAAAAAGGCCTACTTTTTCTAACACTATTGATACTCCCCGCTTTAGCGTATTCCCTAGACTATTCGCTTGCGACCGATTATTGCTTTATCCATAAGAAGGATCGAATCTATATCGATAGATATTTTGCACCTGTTGCTGGGGCCGATATTGACAAACGGGGCTTTAAAGGATCTGATCTTCGCTATACCGAAGGGGCTGGAGCCATCTTCATTAACGCCTATCCTGCTGAAGATCACGCCCTGTCTTTTGAGTTTGGCTATGGCTATATGCGCCTCAACTGGGATGAAAACCCTTCCTTTAACCAGAAAAACTTCAACGACGCTGTTTTCTCCATCGGATACATTACAACAGCAATTAAAGATTGGCGCTGGGTCATAAACCTTGGTGTCCATGCGAATCTCGACCATTTTAATATGGGAAGTAACGCCTTCTACACGGGAATGATTTGGGGGCGACTTGCCCACAGTAAGCCTCTCGGGATTCATATCGGAGTCGTTGGACAAACAGGAGTCAAAAGCACTTATCTATTCCCTATTCTGGGGTTTGATTGGTACTTCCATAAACAATGGAAAGTTAATGCTGTGTTCCCTCTTGACTTCTCCCTTCACTACTTCTTTGCAGAGCACTGGTCTTCAGCTCTTAGCTACCGCAGCTTCGGGGGATGGTACCGTTCTTTCCACCGTGTTGGAAAAAGAGAAAGCAACCCAGAATCTATGGTCTCCGTCCATGCAAACGGCATAGACCTCGGCATCTACCTCAATACACACCACTTCTCAGCAGGTCTCTTTGGAGGAGTCAACTTTGGGGGGTGGATCCAAATCCGTAATCAACACGGGGCCAAACCTATCTACTTTCATTTCGACGCAGCAGCCTATGGAGGCATCAAAGGATGCTTCGAGTTCTAG
- a CDS encoding 3-deoxy-D-manno-octulosonic acid transferase, producing the protein MTRFLYDAALFALVLFFFPKLLADFLFKKKYRKSLKLRLKPKAPGGGDKEVIWLHAVSMGETKALSTLVPHIRKSHPDAFIFVTTVTETGQEQAKRSIPDADAIHFLPLDFSWITKAFVQTLRPNLLILVEGDYWLNLMTEVKKCGGHIVVVNGKLSEKSLKRYLAFRPLARTLFSSVDHFCLQGESYLERFLKLGIPPEKLTITGNLKFDIPSAEPDSLETFRKSLKLKTSDRVITLGSTHDGEEALLLTALLPLLTEDTHLKVLVVPRHPERFKKVKEAFHHPQVIIVDKMGVLPACYRLSYLAIVGGSFVKGIGGHDIFEPAKMGIPTLFGPYMHKQVDLKRQLTEAGGGMKVKPNDLTETIEKLLCDSKLHLEMSEKGKYAAQKTLGVSFRTWNLINSNISLEKKS; encoded by the coding sequence ATGACCCGATTTCTATACGACGCAGCGTTATTTGCTCTTGTGCTTTTTTTCTTTCCGAAGCTTCTTGCCGACTTTCTATTTAAGAAGAAATATCGGAAGAGCTTAAAGCTTCGCTTAAAACCCAAGGCTCCTGGAGGGGGAGATAAAGAGGTGATCTGGCTCCATGCTGTTTCAATGGGAGAGACAAAGGCATTATCCACCCTCGTTCCTCATATTCGAAAAAGTCATCCCGATGCTTTTATTTTTGTGACCACGGTGACAGAGACCGGACAGGAGCAAGCGAAACGCTCGATTCCCGATGCCGATGCAATCCATTTCCTTCCCCTTGACTTTTCATGGATCACCAAGGCATTTGTACAAACCCTTCGTCCGAACCTTCTGATATTGGTGGAAGGGGACTACTGGTTGAATCTTATGACTGAGGTGAAAAAATGCGGGGGACATATTGTTGTCGTAAACGGAAAGCTCTCCGAAAAGTCCCTTAAGCGATACCTTGCCTTTCGTCCCTTGGCTCGAACCCTATTTTCTTCTGTTGATCACTTCTGTCTTCAAGGAGAAAGCTATCTCGAAAGGTTTCTCAAACTAGGGATTCCTCCTGAAAAGCTTACGATTACAGGAAACCTGAAGTTCGATATTCCTTCAGCAGAGCCTGATAGTCTCGAAACATTTCGAAAAAGTTTGAAGCTCAAAACAAGTGACCGGGTGATCACTCTGGGCTCGACCCATGATGGAGAAGAGGCACTTTTATTGACGGCCCTCCTTCCACTTCTTACGGAGGATACTCATCTGAAGGTTCTGGTTGTTCCACGCCATCCTGAACGTTTCAAGAAAGTTAAAGAAGCATTTCATCACCCTCAAGTAATCATTGTCGACAAAATGGGGGTTCTTCCTGCCTGTTATCGTCTGTCATACCTTGCCATTGTTGGGGGGAGTTTTGTAAAAGGAATTGGAGGGCATGATATTTTTGAACCGGCTAAGATGGGAATTCCCACTCTCTTTGGCCCTTACATGCATAAGCAAGTAGACCTCAAACGCCAGCTTACTGAAGCAGGTGGAGGAATGAAAGTTAAACCGAATGACCTTACAGAAACAATAGAAAAACTTCTTTGCGATTCAAAACTTCATTTAGAAATGAGTGAGAAGGGAAAGTACGCAGCTCAAAAAACACTTGGTGTTTCGTTTCGTACATGGAATTTAATCAATTCAAACATTTCCCTTGAGAAGAAATCATAG